The following DNA comes from Macaca thibetana thibetana isolate TM-01 chromosome 14, ASM2454274v1, whole genome shotgun sequence.
agcctgggtgattgaATGAGACTCCatatcccaaaaaaaaaagaaaaaaaaaaaaaatcacttccacaGAGGGTTGGgaacagtgcttagcacagtgcaaGCTACAGACTGGTTCCTGTCCGGTCTGGCTTTGCCTCCGCACACTCAGGAGACTGGTTCCTGTCCAGTCTCGCTTTGCCTCCGCACACTCAGGAGACTGGTTCCTGTCCGGTCTGGCTTTGCCTCCGCACACTCAGGAGACTGGTTCCTGTCCGGTCTGGCTTTGCCTCTGCACACTCAGGGGACTATGATGCAGGCTCTGCAGGGCAGGAGCCTTGTCTGCCTCTTGTGCTGACgaaagggcctggcacataggagtGCTCCGCGATGGCACTGCAGGAGGGCTGAACCGAGGGGAGccccagcccccactcccagCTGCCTTCACCACCCGCGGACACTCCACCCCAGGACTCACAGGGTCGATGCCAAAGGGGTAGGGTCCCAGGAAGACACCGGTGACGTTGGGATCCAGGGTAAGCATCGCGTGCTGGGCCAGGAATGCATCACTGTGGCAACGGAGGGCAGGGCGGTCAGGGCTGTGGGGGTTGCGGGGCCCCCGGCCAGGCTGGGGCCCGGGCCTCACCTCCAGCCAGACTGGTTGGCCATGGcggccacactccagcctgaggggaAGATGCTGGTGGCGCGACTGAAGCACTCGTTGTAGATGAAGCCAGTGTAGATGGAGAACAGGCCCATGAGCAGGAGCAGGTAGCGGCCCCTGAAGAAAGTCTGCCAGATCTGGGGGGGCAGCAGTGCAGTGAGGGGCTGCCTGGCCCCACTACCCTCATCAGGACCCCAGCCCGGCCCCTCACCTCATTCTGCGCGGCCTTCACTGCCGGCTGGTTCTCCGCAAGCACCATGGCCAGGGCGAAGAGGAACATGAGCAGCCCGTGGCCCACATCCCCAAACATCACAGCAAACAGGAAGGGGAAGGTGATGATGGTGTAGGGAGCTGTGGGCAGAGGGCATGGTGGGTGAGCTGGGAACCCCCAAACACACCAGCATCCGTCTCCCGGCCCAAGATGCCACAGAGGCCCTGCTGGCTTGCAGTCAAGAACCCACCACTtagcagccgggcacggtggctcatgcctataatcccagtactctgggaggccgagacggcgggggggatcacctgaggtcaggagttcaagaccagcctggccaacatggtgaaaccctgtctccactagaaacagaaaaattagctgggcatggtggcaggtgcccataatcccagctactcaggaggctgaggcaggagaatcatttgaacccgggaggcagaggttgcagtgagccaagcttgcaccactgcactccagcctgggcaacagagtgagattctgtctccaaaaagaaaacaaaaaagaacccacCACTTAGGAGCTGTGTGACCTAGGCCcggtcacttaacctctctgagcctccatttccccatctgtaaaatggaggtaacaCCAGGCCACTTCATAAGGTCTCCGTGGGCAGCACCGGCCAGCTGCTGGAGCAGCTTCAGCTATTGCTGTCCCCAGAGCCCCACACAGAAGCCAGAGAGGACAGCGAGCCACAGGTGGCCCCAGCTGGCACATGGCAAGTTCCAGGAGGCCGAGCTGGTCGCTCCAGCTCTGAAATCTCGACTTCCCATCAGTAAAACAGGAACAAGTCCTCatgggaggcaggaggaccccAACATGCACACCCTGTCAGGAGCTGTATTGTGACCCCAAAAAAGATATACTGGAGTTCCAACCCCCAGGAACTCCGGATGTGACcttctttggagacagggtcctTACAGAGGTCACGGGGTTAAGATAAGGCCATTACAGTGGGCCCTATCCAGTGTGCCCAGTGTCCTTACGAAAAGGAACATTTGGACCCACATGGAAGGAGAACAGCGTGTGAAGATGAGGACGGCCGCTCCAAGCCCAAGAGAGATGCCAGGAAGGGATCCTCCTGGACAGCCTCAGAAGGAGCCACTCCTGCCGACAACACctcattatcttttatttttttaagatacaaggtctcgctatgttgcccaggctggtctcgaactcctggactccaggactccagcgatcctccttccaccacagcctcccaaagtgctgagatgacaggcatgagccagtgcgcccggcccctgctgacaccttggtcttggacttctagcctccaggactgtgggacCGTGTCTGCCCCTTAAGCCACCAGCCTGTGACACTTCGTTACAGCTTCCCTGGCAAACACGTTGCCCCAAAGGCTGGTGCTTTGAGCTGGCAGCATTCTATCCGCCATGGGCCTCTGGGCGATGCTCTAGCTGCACCAGCCTCTGTCCATGTGCAGGGGAATCCGAGTGGggcccagctccagccccaggaCCCCGGCCCTGCAGGAGCAGCAAGCCTCCCAGGACCACACAGCCCTGGTCTTGGTTCACAGAGCCTCAGACTCACGCCCTGCCTCTACCACATGGGGGCCCAAGCACCCTGCCTCTTGCCCACTGGGTGAGGCAGGGCCCCTCCCTGGCCTGTGTCCAAGTCCCCTCCCAATAGGGGCTCCACCATGTCACACCCACGCTATGGGCCGGGCCCCCATCGGTGGTACTGGGGGATACTGGGCCCCTCCACTCATCTGACAGCACCAGCCACACTGCAGCTGGCCCACTGTGTTGGGGAGTGGCGTCCTGAGGGGGAGGCCACAGCTGGACGACAGAGCAGGCACTGCAGGCCTCAGGACTCCCAATGGGGAGGAGGATGTGGAGGGAAAGCACTAGagctcccccaacccctgccctcaTCCCTTACTGGTTTCTACTGGGAGCACCTCCCTTAACCCACCGCTTACTCCAGAATGTCCTTCTCAGGGACAGCTTGACCCAAGACTGCATTAATGCAAACTTCTATAAAAACACTGtgtagggccaggtgcggtggctcacacctgtaatcccagcactttgggaggctgaggtgggcggatcacgaggtcaggagtttgtgaccagcctggtcaacacggtgaaagcccatctctaccaaaaatacaaaaattagccgggcgtggtggcgcgcgcctgcccaactactctggaggctgaggcaggtgaatcactggaacctgggaggcgggcattgcagtgagctgagatcatgctacagaaccccagcctgggcgacaaagcgagactccatctcagggaaaaaaaccaaaaaacactgtgtagccaggagtggtggctcacgcctgtaatcccagcactttcagaggctgaggtgggcggatcacttgaggtcaggagttcgagacagtctggccaacatggcgaaaccctgtctccactaaaagaacaaaaattagttggacgtggcgatgggcacctgtagtcccagctactcgggaggctaaggcaggagaatggcttgaacttgggaggcagaggttgcagtgagccgagatcacaccactgcaccccagcctgggccacagaatgagactccatctcaaaaaacaaacaaacaaacaaacaaaaccgtGTGACCAAACCAACCACACCACAGGCTGCCTCCTGGCTCTGGCTTGCAGTCTCCAATGGTCACTAAGCTTCCTGACATTCCTCTGAGGTTTGCACTATTATTTCCAATTTGCAGGTGaggcagctgaggctcagagaagctaagaaaCATATCAAAGTAGGCGAGATGGGCTTCCAACCTGGGCCATGTCCACCGCACAACCTCTGTTCTTTGCACAAGCCCGTGAGGCTCCCTTGTAAACTCAACAAGggggagttggctgggagccgaCATAAAGCCTCACACCGGCTGCAGAGCCCAACAGCCTCTCGAGAGTGACGGGATGCGTGCTCCTCATCCCAGGAGGGCAGGCCGGGCCCGGGATGGAGATACCTCCCACTCAGGCTCACACCCATCCAGTGGGGCAGCTGAGCCTCCCAGGACACGGGTAAGGGCGCCGTGGCTCTCACCGGGGTTCACCTCCTGGTAGCGGCCCACGCCGTAGGCGTCCACGATGCCCTGGAAGCTGGCTGTGAAGCGGTTGGTGCGGATGAGCGTGGGGGGCATGTCCCGGCAGGGGATGCGGTGAGCCACGGCGCTCACTCCCTCCTCCGTCTGGACGCCAGGACAGAGAGACCAGACCAGTGGCAGGGGCCTTCAGGGACCCTGGGACCCCCAGCCAGGCCCAGCTGGAGATGCAGAGCCCTGTGGGGGCTCCCTGAgcagccccttcccctctctctgaaGTGAGATGATCGGCCCTGCTATGCCCTGGTGGGGGCCCAAAGACACCACATGGACTGGCAATGGCTTGGGAAAGGCAAGCGTGCTGCCTCCTAGGGACGGCCCAGGAGAAGGAGCCCAGCCTCACGCGCAAGCACCTGCTGTGCGTGGTGGGTGACCCCCGGGGGCAGGGGCATCACACCGGTTCCACAGACCATAAGCAGGCCTAAGGTCACAGGGGAGCCTGAATTGAAATGAGGCTTCTGACTAAAACTACCCCGTCAGCCTCCAGGGACTCAGGAAAGTCAGGGTAGGGCTTGTTGGGCCAGGGCCAACAGGGTAGACTCCCTGGAAGAGGTGGGCCgtggaggaggctgggaggagaaggAGCCCCTGGGCAAAGCCCAGGTGCAGGGAGCCGGGGGCTGGAATTAAGGCAGAAATGCCCCGGCCTGGTAggagggctgggtggggagggggtgaggtCTCAGGCTTCGTGCTCACCGAGCTGTCCCGCAGGGCCTCCTGCAGGGCAGGCAGGTCTCTCACGGAGCACCAGGCCTCGGCAATGAGGCACTTGTGCGTGGTGCTCACACTGCACTGGTTCAGGGCCAGGTACACAGCCTTCATCTTGTGGACCTGCACCTGCCCCGGCGGTAGCAGCTGCAGCACCCGGCCCAGCACCTGGCTCAGGAACCGCTCTGTCTCCCCCAGGACCTGCGCCAGAGTGGGCAGTCAGCGGGGGCTGGGCGGGCAGGTGGGGTGGCTGGGCTGGGAGCACCCACCTCCTGCACCCACctctgggaggccaggccagggcaCCCACCTCCTGCACCCACctctgggaggccaggccagggcaCCCACCTCCTGCAGctcctggctctgctgctgcagctgccgcAGGGCTCCGCGGCGGGCCTCCTCCTGCTCCAGAAACGGGAAGACGTGGCAGTGGAAGCTGGAGGGAGGTTGTGCTTCGTGAGGGGCCTGAGGGTCCCGGCTACGAGACTCTGAGTCTGAAGGGAGTTCATGGGGAGGAGTCGTGACAGGGCAGGCTGGGAGGTGACAGCAGGGGCCTGCAGAGCGGGGCGGTGGGGCGGGTGTTCCCAGTGACTCACCAGTCCGTGATCTTGCGGATCTTCTGTCCAATCTGCTCTCCCCAGTAGGAGATGAGGAAGGTCATCCACATGGCTGGCTCGCCCTGCAGAGCAGGCTCAGTTGAttctggagtctcactctgcccaggACCCCCCAGCCCAGGGCCAGCTGCTCACCGTCACGGGGTGCTCCAGCGGCTGCTCCAGCTCCCTGAAGCTGGCGATGAGGAAGCCGCGGCAGGCCCTCCAGAGCAGGCGCTCTAGGGCAGGGGCCTTGTGGGGCTCCACCGCACCTGCCACAAAGCTGGCGGCCACGGGGCTGGGCAGGACTGCTCCAacctcctgccctgcctcccccACCAGGCCCCCAGGGCAGGACCCTGACCAGCATGGGTAATCGGGCAATTGGGCCCACTGGCCCTGCCCACAGCGGAAGGCAGGAGGCCTCCCGGGCAGGGCCAGAAGAGAAGGACCCCCCCAGGGCCAGGGCTTGGGACTGTGGGAAGTTCCAGGCCtgaaggaggaggtgggggcagcCTGAGAGCAGGAACAGAGGGGAGAGCACTGGACAAGGAGTTGGAGCtcagcctggcccagcccagcaACTGGCCAGGGGTTCTGGGCTGGCCAGAAAGGACAAGAGGTCAACCCCTCACTCACTTGACCCTCAGGTCCTGATGCGGCCCCCCGGGAGCCTGTAGCAGGGGCATCCTCTCTGAGGTCCCATCTGTGTGGGCGGCTGCCAGCTAGGAGCCCAGAAGCACCATGAGCCCTGGGCCGGACAGCCCCTCCCTAGCCTCCCAGTCTCCTGCTTGGGCTGGAGCTGACCTGGGGTCCATGGCCCTGGCCCAGCACGGCGGCGTGGAGCTGCAGCTGGTGCAGCTGGGCCCGCAGGGCCTGCTGGTTGCCCCGCACATCCCGCAACTCCTGGGCCAGGCGCTCTGTCTCCTCCTGGATGCGCAGCAGGTCCCGGGGTGGGGGTGCCGGCAGCCTCCCCTCAGGCGGGGGCAGGACCAGCCCAGCCCGCCGCACCTCCTCCTGCAGGAAGGCTGGGCGCAGAGGAACGGGAGTGGGGTGCAGTCGATGTTGTCTCAACAGCTGAGGACCCCACCTGCTGCCCCAAACGCCATCCGCCACTAGCTGCTGGATTCACCAGGCAGAGGCGGCCGGAAAATCCTGGCCAAATCTCCATCCAGAAGCTGTGCTCCCCTTCCTCTGAGCTCAGGTCTGGgcttgctctccctccccactgctCGGCAGAGGGCCTGAGGTCTCCCCACAGGCTGGCCCTCATGCTGCAGGGCTTGGGACCGGAGCTGGCGTGCGTCCTGTGTCTGCCTGATTGTTGAAAAGCTATGAACTGCAACAGCAAACACAAAACCCAGCCTGCTCCATGCCCCTGCCTTGGTGCCCCTCAGGCTCTTCCTGAGAGCGGTTGCCCAGGGCAGGGGTCCCTTTTGCATGCTCCTTGGGGGCATCCAACCCTAGATCCTGggcccacccaccccagcccagcTGCGGAGGAGAAAGCTCTGTGTGTGCCTCTTCCCTACTTAGAAATCCCTGTGGCTCCCCGGTGCCCACAGGACGAAGTCCTGGGCTCTTACGCTGCAttcaaggcctccccagccagcccTGCCCTAGGCCCTCTGCTCAGCCCACACAAGGCAGCCACCTTCCCAAGCACACTTTACAGATCTCAGTTGCTCTATCTTGGCCATGCGGGGCCCTGCTGTGTACCTCCTTTCTCTGCCTTCCACCTGGCAAACCCAGACTCTTCCTTTCAGATCAAACTTGGCCcatgcctcctccaggaagcctgcctgGAATGTACGCCTGGGACCAACTCACTGAAGGTCTTCTCCAGCTCCTCGCAGCGCCGAACATCAACCACAAAGCGTCTCTGGAAGGCGCTCACCGAGGCGTTGAGCTGTGGGTGCCACACAGAGGGGTCAGTGTCTCAGGAAGGGGGTCAGGGAGCTTCTCAGCCTAGAGCCCAGGCCTGACTCTCCtcaggcctcagctgcctcctccAGAAAGGTGCTGAGCACCCTGGGAGCCACAAGAGGCTGATCAGAGCACAGACCAGACCCCACACCCCAGGAGGGCATGGGGAGGAGCCCACTCAGGGGCCTTAGCCACGGGCTTCCCATGAGCAGCGCCCATGGCAGGGGCCGCTGGGGTTCAAACGGGGCCAGGGCCCTATGGGGGGGCGGTCCCCATCCTGCACAGGCCTTCGGGCTAACCTCGGCAGTAGCCCCCTTCCCACGCCTGCCCACCCGACTCACGTCTCTGAACTCCACGAGGCCCAGCTCGCCCAGCCGACTCACGCAGGTGTAGGCGGCAGCTGTGGGCAGAAAGAGCTGGACCAGGGCCACCTCCTCGCTCCGGAACATGGAGCCCATGGTCCTGTGGGTGGACACGGATGGGGGCCAGTCAGAGGCGGACCACAGACAGTTCCCAACCACGGGCATCTGCGCACCTTCACTCACTGAATCCTGGAAGCTGTTGCTGCTACCACCCCCATCTGACagaggtggaaactgaggctagggCAGGCTTGGCGCGGTGCTGAGGTCACGCAGGAAGTAAGCAGTGGGACTGGGAGACCCCAAAGCCCTCTCTCGGGCCAACCTCAAGTTCTCTCCTGGCTTGCTCTGCCCACAGGGACCCCCGCCCCTACCTCCAGCATCTCCCAATGACACCGGCTCCACCCCCACCTTCACTCTGGCCTCCCCCTCTCAGGCTGCCCTCACCCTAGACAGGATCCCACTGGCCCAGGCACTCAGGCCCAGGGCTGCCCCAGGGGTGGCTGGAGCCCTCCCTGCTCCCTGTGGGGCTGCATGTGCTGAGAGGCGGGGGTGGGCATCTCCACTGGGTACCCTGGGACTGGCCAGGGAGCACCGCTGCTGGGAGGGGGGCGTCCCCTGAGGCCCAGGCCGCCTGGCAGCAGCCGCAGCCTACCAGGTGTTGAAaccaacaaaagtgaaactgcaGAATGGCGGGGAAGGGCCCCGGGCCTTGCTCAAGGCCGATGCAGGCTGAGGGCGGGTGCCAGGCCACCTCCAACCCGCCCTGGCCCTGTGGATGCTGGGGCCCCTCCAGCTCCAAAGCCACTGCTCTGGGGGCCCAGCGCCCCTCTGTGGGACTCAGTTCCTCAGCTCGAAAATTAGGGGGAGGGGACAGGCCTGGTCAGGGCCCCGCCTGCTGCTGGGCTGGCCAGGGCCTGCCCAGCCAGTCACTTCCTCCCCTGGGTCTGGTTTACTTAACTCTAAATAGAGAAccgcagccccagccccagcctgggaaaggagagaaggagggaacgAGGGAACACTGAGTGAACGGCCCAAGGCTGCAAGCGGGCCGGGCAGGGGGTAGCGGGGGCCTGGGTTCCATCCCTAAGGACCAGGCCCGGCCACAGGGCAGAGGGACTTGGGGCCcagggctgtgtgaccttgggcaagtctctcaccctctctgggcctctacTTCCTCTTTGGGTGAATGGGACATGGCACCCCTGACAGAGACAGGATCTAGGGAGGTGACAAAAATAACCAGAGCCCCGACTGAATCCCTTCATCCACAAGACCTCACACTAATCCCTGGGGGGAGAAATCCTGGGGGAGGGGGCGCTGGACCTTTGTTTTATATAGGACTCCACTGACACTTGGAGAGGTAAAGTCCAACGTTATGTGCCCAGCACAAAGGGTGAGCTCGGAAGAGGGCTGCGGTCTGACCTGGCTCCCTCTGGGGCTGTGCTGGCCAAATAAGGGGGTGTAGGGAGTCAGCTCTGGGGATCCGGGGAGGGGGCACCCCTGGCTCAGGGCCATCAGGGCTCCCACAGCCACTATGCCAATGGCTCGGCTCCTTCCATCACTTCCCAGGGGGTGGGGGAACAACCTATAatgggcagggggaggggtgtgGGGATGTGATCAACCCCCGCACCTGGCATGTGAGGCCCCACTGGCTCACCCCCTACCGCTGTCCCCCTTGATCCCCACTCTAGCCAGGGGTCACCCAACCACTTTTATGGTGTAAATGAATATGCCTCCATCCTGCGGCCTGGGGTCTAGGCTCCAGCCCACTCCTCACCCTGTGCCCCTTTCCTGGCCCCTCATAAGGCTCCTCCAGGAACCCACCAGGTCTCTCTGCACCCCCGCCCTCCCCTGCGGATGACGGGAAGGCAGTAGGAGAGGGTCTGGCGGCCCCTCCATTCCAAATGGGGTCGGCTCTGGAGTCAAAAGACCCAGCTGGTCTCCAGGTCTGACACTTCCTAGCTgggcagcctcagcttccccatccgTAGAATGGGTCCCTCCCTCCCAGGAAGAATGCAGTGGGGAAAGCTCCGCGCACACCTGGCCCAGGAACGCTGAGCTCTGTTGGCCAACACCccacccttctcctcctcccttggcGATCCTCCGTGGCCCCCCCAAGGCCTGACACCCGGCGGGGTGGCGGGCTGAGCTGCATTCACGGAGCCAACTGGGTGGGGCGCCGAGATCCCCTCCCCGGGGCGGGGGAAGAGGGTGggcaggcagagctggggctcCGCAGACCCCAGCGGGGTCACTCACCCGGGTGGGCTGCGCGCCGCGGCTCCGCTGCTGGCTGCCCCACTCGGCGCACGCCGGGCCGCACTCAGAGCTGCGTTCCCGCCCGCCCGGGGCCCGGCGCCGCTCACTCCTTTCCGGGCAGGCGGGGCGACGGGGAGGGGCCAGGGAcgccccgcccccggcccaaGCCTCCACCGGAGTCCGGGAAGCCTgggggaggctgagcccaggctGTGGCCTCGCGGACGGGTCCTCAGTGGGGCGCTTAATCCCGGAGAGGAGACCTGGAGAACGGAGCGGATAACGGACCAGTGCCAACCGCACGCGTCTGTGCTGGCCCTGATGCAGGGGCAGCTCCGCTCAGGCCCAGCTCAGGATAGGGGATGAGACCCTGCTCTCCTCTCACTTTGAGGCTTGTGTGCCTCTGGCTGATGGGACCCCAACATTCGCAGGCTCATGGGCCTGGGGTCCCCAGGATGCTCTCCCACCTCCGGGACCCCTCCCTTGGGTGCGCGGCAGTGAAAGGCGGTGCTTACACCTTCCTGCTCTTGACCACCCGGCAGAGGCCCCGCGCTGGCCCTTGGGTGGATGGCTGCCCCACTCCGGGCCTGCTTCACTGGCAGCAGGACACAGGGCCAGGCCATGCTGCCTTGTTCTGCCCAGGGCCCCGCACCCAGCAGGCCCTGGGAGATACCCTGGGGCAGAGGCCAGCTGTCAGCTCCACCGGCAGCCACAGCCGGGATTGTCACTGTGACCTTGCTCCAGGTCAGCACCATGGGCATCATCAGGTCCTAGCGCCTGGAAGCTGGGACTCACGGCCATCCAGCTGCCtgcactttggccaggctggggcaTTCCCACTGGAGGCCAGGGGCCCTTCAGCTCTGGCAATGCCTAAGCCCCACACAGTGAGCAAAGGCCTGAGGGGCTGTGGCAGGGGTGGACAAATGGAGCCCCAGAGTCGGGCCTGGAAACTGAGTCACAACCAAGCTCAGCTGTGGTTCCTCAGAAAATTGGGGGACTTGTTGGGGGTCATAGGCCTGTTCTGACCGGGGCAGGGCCTGACACAACCAGACAGCTCTGGTGCGGTCTCAGCAGAGCAGTGCCCGGGAGGCCACGGTTAAGGGAGAGAACCAGCGGTGAGCTGGAAAGTCTGACCCGCTTGGAATAGAAGTGCTCCGTGCGCAGCTACAGGCTCCACGCGGCGCTCTAACAGCGGTTATGTCTGGGAACAGCTAAACCTGCAGGGATTCAGGAGTCCTACGCCTGCCTGGTTTTTGGAAGGAGCACCTGTTTTCATCAGTGGCCAAGATGAGCTGTGAGCCGGACCTGTGGacacttcccaggctccaggcttCCCCTCGACTCCTGCAGTTACTTCTCACCCCAGTGCCACAGGCTGTGGGGCCCAAGCAGGGGCCCAGCCACTTTGGCATTAGATGGCAATGCCTGGCCTAGGAAGAAGGCCCAGGTGTTACACCTGAGAAAAGGCTTCCTGGAAATGGGCTGGGAGAGGCTGGTTTTttgctgcaggacttctcagagccttgaaTGTCTACCACGCCATACTTGCCAGCAGGCAGACAGCAGCTGGGGCATTTCCCAAACTCACTGGGCGAGGAAACTTGTTCTTTCAAAGTAGGTTTTTACGAAGTAGTGCTTTGTAAAAAGCACTTTTGGAAATGATGGAAGACGGGGGTTCAAGGTCTGTGAACTGAGTTTTATTATGGGATGTGTGCTCCATGGCCCTGAGCAAGCCTCTTCACCTCTCGGAGCTGGTTTCCTCACTGCAAATGAAGTGAGATCCTTCCACAGTGCTTAGCACAAGTTAAAGTGGGCTGCTTTTGGCCATTATGTGGGCAAGGGGCTTGTGTGTGACCCTGGGGGAACCCCACCACATTGCTGGGCCTGCAAAGCAGGAAGTGGTGAGCAGCTGCCGGACGAGCAGCCTG
Coding sequences within:
- the TCIRG1 gene encoding V-type proton ATPase 116 kDa subunit a 3 → MGSMFRSEEVALVQLFLPTAAAYTCVSRLGELGLVEFRDLNASVSAFQRRFVVDVRRCEELEKTFTFLQEEVRRAGLVLPPPEGRLPAPPPRDLLRIQEETERLAQELRDVRGNQQALRAQLHQLQLHAAVLGQGHGPQLAAAHTDGTSERMPLLQAPGGPHQDLRVNFVAGAVEPHKAPALERLLWRACRGFLIASFRELEQPLEHPVTGEPAMWMTFLISYWGEQIGQKIRKITDCFHCHVFPFLEQEEARRGALRQLQQQSQELQEVLGETERFLSQVLGRVLQLLPPGQVQVHKMKAVYLALNQCSVSTTHKCLIAEAWCSVRDLPALQEALRDSSTEEGVSAVAHRIPCRDMPPTLIRTNRFTASFQGIVDAYGVGRYQEVNPAPYTIITFPFLFAVMFGDVGHGLLMFLFALAMVLAENQPAVKAAQNEIWQTFFRGRYLLLLMGLFSIYTGFIYNECFSRATSIFPSGWSVAAMANQSGWSDAFLAQHAMLTLDPNVTGVFLGPYPFGIDPVWSLAANHLSFLNSFKMKMSVILGVVHMAFGVVLGIFNHVHFGQRHRLLLETLPELTFLLGLFGYLVFLVIYKWLCVSAASAASAPSILIHFINMFLFSHSPTNRPLYPRQEVVQATLVVLALAMVPILLLGTPLHLLRRHRPHLRRRPAGRQEEDKAGLLDLPDASVNGWSSDEEKAGGLDDEEEAELVPSEVLMHQAIHTIEFCLGCVSNTASYLRLWALSLAHAQLSEVLWAMVMSIGLGLGREVGVAAVVLVPIFAAFAVMTVAILLVMEGLSAFLHALRLHWVEFQNKFYSGTGYKLSPFTFAATDD